A region from the Panthera uncia isolate 11264 chromosome D3 unlocalized genomic scaffold, Puncia_PCG_1.0 HiC_scaffold_8, whole genome shotgun sequence genome encodes:
- the IQCD gene encoding dynein regulatory complex protein 10: MALDVLAVAPLYQGPDINRMRLTAELSKKPASPLKPLVPSKSKLTTIETKRVMSVLDETIHKVELVTLLSHLASKDEALEGILGGDVRRAVREHEDLCRSLLDSVAYLQDKERRLQEEEESEDEGWLRDRLLSVQLQKSNLLPLMEHIRESTKDVLRLLLDNPQAAKLSETHALGRSAEAQRFIDCLMELRGFLFEKLLTSPMEAREKTQFIQDVSRQNRRNQDIIDALENELAASMKNRDAEVEKENFVIQELKNHLHQVLRLSENNLLRTKQEAEKQQKADFRASQARVAKIQQEILLLRSQHHNLVVENREAEQALRKKKYKVETEIENWIQKYDMEMGEKQDEYEELDIIHKEEKVQLEELRQRYKVLVEEFAQIRAEREVNAKKKMEAEQEMLRMVRAATLIQAVWKGYLVRSVLRSRKKRSKSKGRGKKGRGKEKGKGKGKGRK; this comes from the exons ATGGCTCTCGATGTCCTCGCCGTGGCCCCTCTCTACCAGGGCCCTGACATCAACAGAATGAGGCTCACGGCAGAGCTGTCCAAAAAGCCGGCCTCCCCGCTAAAACCCTTGGTCCCCTCGAAGTCCAAACTCACTACCATCGAGACCAAGAGGGTCATGTCCGTACTGGACGAGACCATCCACAAGGTGGAGCTGGTGACCCTGCTCTCACACTTGGCTTCCAAGGACGAGGCTCTGGAGGGGATTCTGGGAGGGGACGTCAGGAGGGCGGTGAGAGAGCACGAGGACCTGTGTCGCAGCCTCCTGGACAGTGTCGCTTACCTGCAGGATAAGGAGAGGCGgctgcaggaggaggaagagtctGAGGATGAGGGATGGCTCAGAGACCGCCTCCTCTCCGTGCAGCTGCAGAAATCCAACCTACTGCCGCTCATGGAGCACATCAGAGAGTCCACCAAGGACGTCCTGAGACTCTTGCTCGATAACCCGCAGGCGGCAAAGCTCTCGGAGACGCACGCGCTGGGCAGAAGCGCAGAAGCCCAGCGTTTTATTGACTGCCTGATGGAACTGCGGGGCTTCCTGTTCGAGAAGCTACTCACCAGCCCCATGGAAGCCAGGGAGAAGACTCAGTTCATACAGGATGTCAGTAGACAGAACAGGAGGAACCAGGACATCATTGATGCGCTGGAGAATGAGTTGGCGGCGAGCATGAAGAACAGGGACGCAGAG GTGGAGAAAGAGAACTTCGTGATCCAAGAACTGAAAAACCACCTGCACCAGGTGCTCAGGCTCTCCGAGAACAACCTCCTTCGCACCAAGCAGGAGGCCGAGAAGCAGCAGAAGGCAGACTTCCGGGCCTCGCAGGCCAGGGTGGCCAAGATCCAGCAGGAGATACTGCTGCTGAGGTCACAACACCACAACCTGGTCGTGGAAAACCGGGAGGCAGAGCAGGCACTGAGGAAG aagaaatacAAAGTGGAGACGGAAATTGAGAACTGGATCCAGAAATACGATATGGAGATGGGCGAGAAGCAG gacgaGTACGAGGAGCTCGACATCATCCACAAGGAGGAGAAGGTCCAGCTGGAGGAGCTGAGGCAGAGGTACAAGGTGCTCGTGGAGGAGTTCGCCCAGATCCGGGCTGAGCGGGAGGTCAAtgccaagaagaaaatggaggccGAGCAGGAGATGCTGCGCATGGTGCGGGCCGCCACGCTCATCCAGGCCGTGTGGAAGGGTTACCTGGTCCGTTCCGTGCTCAGGTCCAGGAAAAAGCGAAGCAAGAGCAAAGGGAGGGGCAAGAAGGGCAGGGGCAAGGagaagggcaagggcaagggcaagggcaggAAGTGA